One Trichoderma atroviride chromosome 7, complete sequence DNA segment encodes these proteins:
- a CDS encoding uncharacterized protein (EggNog:ENOG41~SECRETED:SignalP(1-17)) codes for MKTATFIAAALAGLALAAPTSKQTKEVAALRYANSRPLDAAAIHGSASKRAETAATATREKNLVDLKYANKRPIPEGHAPKAAASKRDTASTAATREKNLVDLKYANKRPIPEGHAPKAAASKRDTASTAATREKNLVDLKYANKRPIPEGHAPKASA; via the coding sequence ATGAAGACCGCCAccttcatcgccgccgccctcgctGGCCTCGCCCTGGCTGCCCCTACCAGCAAGCAGACCAAGGAGGTTGCTGCCCTCCGATACGCCAACTCGAGGCCTcttgatgccgctgccatccACGGCTCTGCTTCCAAGCGCGCCGAGACCGCTGCTACTGCCACCCGCGAGAAGAACCTCGTCGACCTCAAGTACGCCAACAAGCGCCCCATCCCTGAGGGCCACGCTCCCAAGGCTGCCGCTTCCAAGCGTGATACTGCTTCCACCGCTGCCACCCGCGAGAAGAACCTTGTCGATCTCAAGTACGCCAACAAGCGTCCCATCCCTGAGGGCCACGCTCCCAAGGCTGCCGCTTCCAAGCGTGATACTGCTTCCACCGCTGCCACCCGAGAGAAGAACCTCGTCGACCTCAAGTACGCCAACAAGCGTCCTATTCCCGAGGGCCACGCTCCCAAGGCTTCCGCATAA
- a CDS encoding uncharacterized protein (EggNog:ENOG41~SECRETED:SignalP(1-19)~CAZy:GH75) — translation MRGFDTLLFTALAASPALARQVPANVQSLYNSIRAQGSCKNILKGGFYSQEGDSKNFSYCGDHLNDYGIMYLQGTNGNLVNMDIDCDGALGTGDGSCDSSQDTQDETAFKDTITSYKAGIKDLNAYIHSYVVLGNEGSKSGYVTFEPESVGVDPLSLVAVVCGNKMFYGVWGDTNGDDGPPLVGEVSDALGRACYGSAVNGNAAHDANDVLYIAFTGASAVPGAKGANWSASSFTDFESSLGALGDSLVARIGSSGSPPPPASSTKPSGSQPTCSWSGHCAGAKCSSDDDCSDDLVCKSGKCATDS, via the exons ATGCGCGGCTTCGATACTCTCCTGTTCACTGCCCTCGCGGCCTCGCCGGCTCTGGCTCGCCAGGTTCCCGCCAACGTCCAGAGCTTGTACAACTCGATCCGTGCTCAGGGCTCTTGCAAGAACATCCTCAAGGGCGGCTTCTACAGCCAGGAGGGCGACTCCAAGA ACTTCAGCTACTGCGGCGACCACTTGAACGACTACGGCATCATGTACCTCCAGGGCACCAACGGCAACCTGGTCAACATGGACATCGACTGCGACGGTGCTCTTGGCACGGGCGACGGCAGCTGTGACAGCTCTCAGGATACTCAGGACGAGACCGCCTTCAAGGACACCATCACCAGCTACAAGGCCGGAATCAAGGATCTCAACGCCTACATCCACTCCTACGTGGTGCTGGGCAACGAGGGCAGCAAGTCTGGCTACGTGACCTTTGAGCCAGAGTCAGTTGGCGTTGACCCTCTGTCTCTGGTTGCCGTAGTCTGTGGCAACAAGATG TTCTACGGTGTCTGGGGCGATACcaacggcgacgacggccCACCACTGGTCGGCGAGGTCTCTGACGCTCTCGGCCGAGCCTGCTACGGCAGCGCCGTCAACGGCAACGCGGCCCACGATGCCAACGACGTCCTCTACATTGCCTTCACCGGCGCCAGTGCCGTTCCCGGTGCCAAGGGGGCCAACTGGTCTGCCTCGTCCTTCACCGACTTCGAGTCGTCTCTCGGCGCTCTCGGTGACAGCCTCGTTGCCCGCATTGGCAGCTCtggctctcctcctcctcctgcatCCTCCACCAAGCCCTCTGGCAGCCAGCCTACCTGCTCTTGGTCTGGCCACTGTGCTGGAGCCAAGTgcagcagcgacgatgaCTGCTCTGACGACTTGGTCTGCAAGAGCGGAAAGTGCGCCACTGACAGCTAA
- a CDS encoding uncharacterized protein (EggNog:ENOG41~SECRETED:SignalP(1-20)~CAZy:PL7), whose protein sequence is MAPKSIVSLFSLLPITTVLALNPSCAPGGNFDFTVWSLQLPTGSDGSVDTIKSKALQGCSGYTGPTFYTDKTNGELILTAPGNPDLTGCATTSGSEHCRTELREVNKSGQNTNWPPTGTNTNTVSLKIVKADDGTHGTAIGQVFAAEASKPLAEMYYSTKGDIVVGVKQDADSDQVVTKLGNVPVGTYFTYIMSYSNNVLSISINGNKTTLSTFNWDSPNCYFKTGNYNQGKTAVTSEVHIQSIKVVHS, encoded by the coding sequence ATGGCTCCCAAATCTATCgtcagcctcttctcgcttCTGCCCATCACCACTGTCCTTGCCTTGAATCCTAGCTGTGCACCTGGAGGCAATTTCGACTTTACTGTCTGGAGTCTTCAGCTCCCCACAggcagcgacggcagcgtcgACACCATCAAGAGCAAAGCTCTTCAAGGCTGCAGTGGCTATACTGGCCCTACGTTCTACACCGACAAGACCAATGGCGAGCTCATTCTTACGGCACCGGGTAATCCGGACCTCACTGGCTGTGCCACCACCTCCGGCAGCGAGCACTGCCGGACTGAGCTGCGCGAAGTAAACAAGAGTGGCCAAAACACCAATTGGCCTCCTACTGGCACCAACACGAATACCGTGAGCTTAAAGATTGTCAAGGCAGACGACGGCACTCACGGCACGGCCATTGGCCAGGTCTTTGCCGCCGAGGCCAGCAAGCCTCTTGCCGAGATGTACTATAGCACCAAAGGCGACATTGTCGTCGGCGTGAAGCAAGATGCGGATAGCGATCAGGTTGTTACCAAGCTTGGAAACGTCCCTGTGGGAACGTACTTTACCTACATCATGTCCTATTCGAATAATGTCTTGAGTATTTCTATTAATGGAAACAAGACGACGCTTTCGACCTTTAACTGGGACTCTCCTAATTGCTATTTCAAGACTGGGAATTATAATCAGGGTAAGACGGCTGTTACGTCTGAGGTGCATATTCAATCTATCAAGGTGGTGCACTCTTAG
- a CDS encoding uncharacterized protein (EggNog:ENOG41~TransMembrane:1 (n7-18c23/24o390-409i)), which translates to MTAHNFSVIIVGAGPVGLSAAHALRLANIDFLVLEKRPNVVIDVGASIAVGPASMRVIHQLGLLESLLEVSHRSERKKALTADGRLVKDTLYYHHLKENTGSTSIAFNRVDYLRLLYQRLGSDQAKVLTGKEIVDISSTDSGVAVKCADGTLYKGSIVIGADGVHSKVRSIMRQMAIEEHPKRSWDAEEPYLTTYKCLWFSTPSLVSQQNLPGSPDMAVYETYHKDHSIMCLSGKLRCWVFLYKKLRQPTTQRLACTKEDMQQMINTFADFHITEHVKVREAYNNKINSSMASIEEGMTSHWSWGRIVLAGDSCHKFAPNLGLGYQSGLQDVVALCNRLHSAVAQAPDGIPGTLALSEAFQSYHAFRREPANTDAKLSAFVLRVSVWANVFYYFLSLYILPLLLADHILQNWVFPPIDRRMLVLDYVEAEEPFTGRVGWVYKIPTPSKAKED; encoded by the exons ATGACGGCACACAACTTCAGCGTCATCATCGTGGGCGCTGGCCCCGTCGGCCTCTCAGCAGCCCATGCCCTTCGTCTTGCCAACATCGactttcttgttcttgaaaAGAGACCGAATGTTGTCATTGACGTAGGTGCTTCTATAGCTGTTGGCCCTGCGAGCATGCGGGTCATCCATCAACTCGGCCTATTGGAGAGCCTTTTGGAGGTTAGCCATAGATCTGAACGCAAAAAGGCGCTTACTGCTGATGGGCGCCTCGTTAAAGATACTCTGTACTATCATCatttaaaagaaaa CACTGGCTCTACGTCGATAGCATTCAATCGCGTTGATTACTTGCGACTTTTGTATCAAAGGCTTGGAAGCGACCAGGCCAAGGTGCTGACAGGAAAGGAAATTGTCGACATCTCAAGTACCGACTCTGGCGTTGCGGTAAAGTGTGCCGATGGCACTCTTTATAAAGGGTCGATTGTGATTGGCGCAGATGGCGTCCATAGCAAAGTGCGCAGCATAATGCGCCAGATGGCTATTGAAGAACATCCAAAGAGGAGCTGGGACGCAGAAGAGCCTTACTTGACAACGTACAAGTGCCTCTGGTTTTCCACGCCGTCACTGGTCAGCCAGCAGAATCTCCCTGGAAGCCCAGATATGGCGGTTTATGAAACGTACCACAAGGACCACTCCATCATGTGCTTAAGCGGAAAGCTGCGTTGTTGGGTCTTTCTTTACAAAAAATTACGGCAGCCGACGACGCAGCGCCTCGCTTGTACCAAGGAGGATATGCAGCAAATGATCAATACGTTTGCCGATTTCCATATTACTGAGCATGTCAAGGTGAGGGAGGCTTACAATAACAAGATTAACTCTTCCATGGCCTCTATTGAAGAAGGCATGACGAGCCATTGGAGCTGGGGCCGCATCGTGCTCGCTGGAGATAGCTGCCACAAATTCGCCCCGAATTTGGGCCTTGGCTATCAGAGCGGGCTACAAGATGTAGTTGCTTTGTGCAATCGACTGCATTCAGCCGTTGCTCAAGCACCGGACGGCATACCCGGCACTCTCGCCTTGAGCGAAGCGTTCCAATCGTATCATGCGTTTCGACGAGAGCCTGCAAACACAGATGCCAAGTTATCCGCATTTGTACTTCGGGTGTCTGTCTGGGCAAATGTTTTCTATTATTTCCTATCACTATATATACTTCCCTTGCTGTTGGCGGATCATATCTTGCAGAATTGGGTTTTCCCTCCAATTGATAGACGGATGTTGGTTCTGGATTATGTAGAAGCAGAGGAACCGTTTACGGGAAGGGTGGGCTGGGTCTATAAGATACCAACACCTTCCAAGGCAAAGGAAGACTGA
- a CDS encoding uncharacterized protein (BUSCO:EOG092D4CM0) codes for MPLCGGSKTVQRKLVLLGDGASGKTSLLNVFTRGYFPTVYEPTVFENYVHDIFVDNVHIELSLWDTAGQEEFDRLRSLSYDDTDLIVLCYSVDSKDSLENVESKWVGEIADNCPGVKLVLIALKCDLRQMGEDEPEEADAAAAADGNAQREKPPTISYDEGLEVAKRIGASRYLECSAMKNRGVNEAFTEAARVALSVKKEREDNKCTIM; via the exons ATGCCTCTCTGCGGCGGATCAAAGACGGTGCAGCGCAAGCTGGTTCTTCT GGGCGATGGTGCCAGTGGAAAGACGTCGCTGCTCAACGTCTTCACGAGAGG ATACTTTCCGACCGTATACGAGCCTACCGTCTTCGAAAACTACGTTCATG ACATCTTCGTCGACAACGTGCACATCGAGCTCTCGCTCTGGGATACAGCTGGCCAGGAAGAATTCGACCGTCTACGATCGCTCTCCTACG ATGACACGGATTTGATTGTGCTCTGTTACTCGGTCGATAGCAAAGACTCGCTAGAAAACGTCGAATCCAAATGGGTCGGAGAGATTGCCGACAACTGCCCCGGCGTCAAGCTGGTTCTCATTGCGCTCAAGTGCGATCTCCGTCAGATGGGCGAGGACGAGCCTGAAGAGGCcgacgcagcagccgcagcagacGGCAACGCACAGCGCGAGAAGCCGCCGACCATTTCCTACGACGAGGGCCTCGAGGTCGCCAAGCGAATAGGCGCGTCCCGCTATCTCGAATGCTCGGCCATGAAGAACCGCGGCGTCAACGAGGCATTCACAGAGGCCGCCCGAGTAGCGCTAAGCgtcaagaaggagagggaaGACAACAAGTGCACAATCATGTAA
- a CDS encoding uncharacterized protein (EggNog:ENOG41) yields the protein MPFFSRNEPSPEPVYQPQPMAAEPPARKHSLFHRNRDVSPVSSHHGSVASSGAGPGGFTNNNMNNANANGSTSGGLFRHSTDSSASRGRRSLFHRDHGAQALDPSILQAREHVMSAEAAEVDADRALGEARMRVRAAKDHVWRLEEEAKEEARRAKLKQEQAREVSKRGQGLGRHGL from the exons ATGCCCTTCTTCAGCCGCAACGAGCCCTCCCCAGAGCCCGTCtaccagccccagcccatGGCCGCCGAGCCGCCGGCGCGCAAGCACAGCCTCTTCCACCGCAACCGCGATGTCTCGCCCGTGTCGTCCCACCACGGCTCCGTCGCCAGCTCCGGCGCAGGCCCGGGCGGcttcaccaacaacaacatgaacaacgccaacgccaacggcaGCACCTCGGGCGGCCTGTTCCGCCACAGCACCGACAGCTCGGCCAGCCGCGGGCGGCGCAGCCTGTTCCACCGCGACCACGGCGCGCAGGCGCTGGACCCGAGCATCCTGCAGGCGCGCGAGCATGTCATGTCGGCTGAGGCCGCCGAGGTGGATGCCGACCGGGCGCTGGGCGAGGCGCGGATGCGCGTGAGGGCGGCCAAGGACCATGTCTGGCgattggaggaggaggccaaggaggaggcgaGGCGGGCCAAGCTTAAGCAGGAGCAGGCGCGGGAGGTGTCCAAGAGGGGACAGGGCCTTGGAC GTCATGGCTTGTAA
- a CDS encoding uncharacterized protein (CAZy:GH3~TransMembrane:1 (i77-100o)) gives MAANRDPAKEGLLREHQLAQHRSSTDSRDEDLDLDELNPALKDGDFTHDPSRLGARQRSVPGRLSWMLPRRLRKSRCCIALLSVVGIIILLLAAGGVFGIKKLRITPLDGKSPPWYPTPRGGTVRQWADSYKKAAEMVSKMTLPEKVNVTTGTGWSMGLAVGNTAPAIHVGFPALALQDGPLGIRFADNATAFPAGITVGATWNRELMYERGKAHALEARGKGINVLLGPAIGPLGRMPAGGRNWEGFGADPYLQGIAGSQTIKGIQDQGVMATIKHFIANEQEHFRQAWEWVLPNALSSNIDDRTLHEVYAWPFGDAVKAGVASVMCSYNMVNNSYACGNSKLLNGILKDELGFQGFVMSDWLAQRSGVGSALAGLDMSMPGDGLHWQDGNSLWGPNLSRAVLNGSLPLERLNDMVVRIVASWYQLGQDDTSLFDRKGPNFSSWTNDKMGVTSPASSSPQDEIEVNKFVNVQANHSILSRQIATEGTVLLKNEGVLPLSFDGELGSNQKSTKRDGKVKIGIFGEDAGPGNGPNYCEDRSCNQGTLGSGWGSGAVEFPYLVSPVEALRGKFNKEKVQLTEHLKNDKPAADVVKNQDICLVFINSDSGEGYRSWEGVRGDRNDLLAQKGGEKLVTEVAANCGGGSGTTIVIIHSVGPVTVDAWIDLPSVKALISANLPAQESGNALASIIFGEENPSGKLPYTIGKSLSDYGQGGQVMYLPNGAVPQQDFNEGLYIDYRHFDKYDIDPRYEFGFGLSYTRFDYNNLQVTGAKPRSPLPDERPAPEVEPPQFPSTLPDAKEALYPPGIRKLKKIHLPIH, from the coding sequence ATGGCGGCCAATCGAGACCCCGCCAAGGAGGGCCTCCTGCGGGAGCATCAACTCGCCCAGCATCGCAGCTCAACCGACTCCAGAGACGAAGACCTCGAtcttgatgagctcaatCCCGCGCTCAAGGATGGAGATTTCACGCACGACCCCTCGCGTCTGGGCGCAAGGCAGCGGAGCGTTCCTGGACGTCTGTCGTGGATGCTGCCGCGGCGACTTCGCAAgagccgctgctgcatcgCCCTTCTCAGCGTggtcggcatcatcatcctaCTATTAGCCGCTGGGGGCGTGTTCGGAATCAAAAAGCTCAGGATCACGCCTCTGGATGGAAAATCGCCGCCATGGTATCCCACGCCTAGAGGAGGCACGGTTCGCCAATGGGCCGACAGCTACAAGAAAGCAGCCGAGATGGTGTCCAAGATGACGCTGCCGGAAAAGGTCAACGTCACGACGGGCACCGGATGGAGCATGGGCCTTGCTGTGGGCAACACGGCGCCAGCAATTCACGTTGGATTCCCTGCGCTGGCTCTCCAAGATGGACCGCTGGGCATCCGTTTTGCAGACAATGCAACGGCTTTTCCCGCTGGCATCACTGTCGGCGCGACGTGGAACAGGGAGCTCATGTACGAGCGCGGCAAAGCTCACGCACTGGAAGCTCGCGGCAAAGGAATCAATGTGCTGCTGGGTCCTGCCATTGGCCCCTTGGGCAGGATGCCCGCTGGCGGACGCAACTGGGAGGGCTTCGGCGCGGATCCGTATCTCCAAGGCATTGCTGGCTCTCAGACCATCAAAGGCATCCAGGACCAGGGCGTCATGGCCACCATCAAGCACTTCATCGCCAACGAGCAGGAGCATTTCCGCCAGGCGTGGGAATGGGTGCTGCCAAACGCCCTCTCGTCCAACATCGACGACCGCACCTTGCACGAGGTGTATGCCTGGCCgtttggcgatgccgtcaaggccgGCGTTGCCAGCGTCATGTGCTCCTACAACATGGTCAACAATTCGTACGCCTGTGGCAACTCCAAGCTGCTCAATGGCATTCTCAAGGACGAGCTGGGCTTTCAGGGCTTCGTCATGTCGGACTGGTTGGCGCAGCGGTCGGGCGTCGGAAGTGCCTTGGCTGGGCTGGACATGAGCATGCCGGGAGATGGCCTGCATTGGCAAGATGGCAATTCGCTCTGGGGGCCTAACCTCTCTCGTGCTGTCCTAAATGGCTCACTGCCCCTTGAGCGTCTAAACGACATGGTTGTTCGCATAGTGGCGTCGTGGTATCAGCTTGGGCAGGACGATACGTCTCTGTTTGACAGGAAAGGGCCCAACTTTTCTTCGTGGACAAATGACAAGATGGGTGTCACATCACCCGCTAGTTCATCGCCtcaagatgagattgaagtcAACAAATTTGTCAACGTGCAAGCCAATCATTCGATCCTGTCTCGTCAGATCGCCACAGAGGGTACAGTCTTGCTTAAGAATGAAGGTGTTCTCCCTCTTAGCTTTGATGGTGAGCTGGGTAGTAACCAAAAGTCGACCAAGAGAGATGGCAAGGTGAAGATTGGCATTTTCGGAGAAGACGCAGGCCCTGGCAATGGACCAAATTATTGCGAAGACAGATCATGCAACCAAGGCACTTTGGGATCTGGCTGGGGAAGCGGCGCGGTCGAGTTTCCTTACCTGGTATCGCCGGTCGAGGCTCTCCGGGGCAAAttcaacaaagaaaaagtccAGCTCACAGAGCATCTGAAGAATGATaagccagcagcagatgtCGTCAAAAACCAAGACATATGCTTGGTCTTCATCAACTCTGACTCCGGCGAGGGGTATCGCAGCTGGGAGGGAGTTCGCGGCGACCGCAACGACCTCTTGGCGCAAAAGGGCGGCGAAAAGCTCGTCACTGAAGTTGCAGCCAACTGCGGTGGTGGATCAGGGACAACAATAGTCATTATTCACTCTGTTGGGCCTGTGACTGTCGATGCTTGGATCGATCTTCCCAGTGTAAAGGCACTTATTTCTGCCAACTTGCCCGCCCAGGAGAGTGGAAACGCCCTCGCAAGCATCATATTTGGCGAGGAGAATCCAAGTGGTAAGCTCCCATACACCATTGGCAAGTCTCTCAGCGATTACGGACAAGGTGGACAAGTCATGTATTTGCCAAACGGAGCTGTTCCGCAGCAAGATTTCAATGAGGGCCTCTACATTGACTATAGACACTTTGACAAGTATGACATCGACCCACGCTACGAATTTGGATTCGGACTTTCATATACTCGGTTTGATTACAACAATCTCCAAGTTACCGGGGCCAAACCAAGGTCACCTCTGCCAGATGAGCGACCAGCACCAGAGGTTGAGCCGCCGCAATTTCCCTCCACCCTTCCCGATGCTAAAGAGGCACTGTACCCGCCGGGTATTCGTAAACTGAAAAAAATACATCTACCCATACATTGA
- a CDS encoding uncharacterized protein (EggNog:ENOG41~TransMembrane:12 (i97-118o133-155i167-184o190-212i224-250o256-278i380-399o419-438i450-470o490-513i534-554o560-580i)): protein MMTRPSISNRSRPGPGGTGNPRSLSRSSGSFHAGAPIPILAAMRRPSIPKYQTFPTPPPRPPGSSSDTSSDRFAVESDASSTSSSADDQTPLPIRQLLLLAFLSLAEQTALNSIGPYLPEMVASMPGIPADEIGLYVGLLASAFALAQLSTNFLWGYTSDIVGRKPVLLAGTFSLMGCFCAFGFCKQYWQMILVHAAMGLLNGNAACVPTVLGEVTDRSNQSKAFTYLPIIYSLGGLTGPALGGIMVGRVSKDYPYLGPSVLSAAVLAAAVVVVAIWFEETLEDVDQDPWKPTWTTRMSARISDLFSRTKPRRESWSTRWPRPRAASQTQPLLSPSSDEAGSEDNDGDLPDEEGLEASKPPGHNHKQPTPWHELLNRTTMTLLVTYLIFQLANISFNSLYPIFASSPSPAGRDLSPSKIGISLSFAGLITIVFQAFLFQPLKGRFGNLGTYRFALLGLAIAMIAIPWVGYVDDEPLFGVGTGTMWLYIELGAVLILKTICAVGGLSCVMLLITNSAPSHNSLGTLNGVAQTLSALGRSVGPLISGGLFTLSMGIQPKGEVLAWSLFGGLAFLGCIGSIFIRGNGLESDDWYDSEDEDERDGQGNEAGDGDVEQQRD, encoded by the exons ATGATGACGCGCCCTTCCATCAGCAACAGATCCcggcctgggcctggagGCACCGGCAATCCGCGATCACTCTCCCGATCGTCCGGCTCGTTCCATGCCGGCGCGCCCATCCCCATCCTCGCTGCCATGCGACGGCCCTCGATCCCGAAATACCAAACCTTTCCGACGCCTCCGCCCCGGCCGCCGGGGTCTTCCTCCGACACCTCGAGCGATCGCTTCGCCGTCGAGTCCGACGCCTCGTCCACCTCCTCGTCCGCCGACGACCAGACGCCGCTGCCCATCCgccagcttctgctcctAGCCTTCCTCTCTCTGGCCGAGCAGACGGCGCTCAACTCCATCGGGCCGTATCTCCCCGAGATGGTGGCGTCCATGCCGGGCATCCCAGCGGATGAGATTGGCCTCTATGTCGGtctcttggccagcgcctTTGCCCTGGCGCAGCTCTCGACCAATTTTCTCTGGGGCTACACGTCGGACATTGTTGGTCGCAAGCCCGTGCTGCTGGCGGGCACCTTTTCGCTCATGGGCTGCTTCTGCGCCTTTGGCTTCTGCAAGCAGTACTGGCAAATGATCCTGGTCCACGCCGCCATGGGCCTGCTCAACGGCAACGCCGCCTGTGTGCCGACGGTTCTGGGCGAGGTGACAGACCGGTCGAACCAGAGCAAGGCATTCACCTACCTGCCCATCATTTACTCGCTGGGAGGTCTTACGGGTCCTGCGCTGGGAGGCATCATGGTGGGACGCGTGAGCAAAGACTACCCCTATCTTGGTCCGAGTGTTCTCAGCGCGGCCGTTCTTGCGGCGGCCGTCGTTGTGGTGGCTATTTGGTTTGAAGAGACGCTGGAGGATGTCGACCAGGACCCGTGGAAGCCAACATGGACGACTCGCATGTCGGCCCGCATATCAGACTTGTTTAGCCGCACGAAGCCGCGACGAGAATCGTGGAGCACGAGGtggcctcgccctcgggCAGCGAGCCAGACGCAGCCCTTACTATCGCCAAGCTCTGACGAGGCGGGCTCTGAGGACAACGATGGCGACCTCCCAGACGAAGAGGGACTCGAGGCGTCAAAGCCGCCAGGCCACAACCACAAGCAGCCTACACCGTGGCACGAGCTTCTTAACCGCACTACGATGACGCTGTTGGTTACCTATCTGATATTCCAGCTGGCCAACATCAGCTTCAACAGCCTATATCCTATTTTTGcgtcttctccctccccAGCCGGCCGAGATCTCTCGCCCAGTAAAATCGGCATCAGCTTGAGCTTCGCCGGCTTGATCACCATTGTCTTCCAGGCattcctcttccagccgCTCAAAGGCCGTTTTGGAAACCTGGGAACCTATCGTTTTGCGCTGCTTGGCCTGGCGATTGCCATGATTGCGATTCCCTGGGTTGGCTACGTCGACGACGAGCCCCTTTTTGGCGTCGGCACTGGGACCATGTGGCTCTATATCGAGCTTGGCGCGGTGCTGATTCTGAAGACTATTTGCGCAGTTGGGGGGCTGTCATGCGTGATGCTCTTG ATTACAAACTCGGCGCCTTCTCACAACAGCCTTGGGACTCTCAATGGTGTAGCCCAGACACTGTCAGCCCTAGGCCGCAGCGTTGGTCCCTTGATTTCCGGCGGCTTATTCACACTATCCATGGGAATCCAACCGAAAGGCGAGGTTCTTGCATGGAGCTTGTTTGGAGGTCTGGCCTTTTTGGGCTGCATAGGATCCATTTTTATCCGGGGTAATGGATTGGAAAGCGACGACTGGTATGAtagcgaggatgaggatgaaagAGATGGACAAGGAAACGAGGCtggggatggagatgttgaaCAACAGCGGGACTAA
- a CDS encoding uncharacterized protein (EggNog:ENOG41~SECRETED:SignalP(1-18)), producing the protein MLPRSIYTLLALSLGASAWDQAPALPGKGAPISSSDRIYTGDQSSNTITVIQPSTGAVLGTISLGDLRLGSNLNPQYVKAVGSHGLGFSPDGKLVVSLAVTSNTVTVLRTEDNSVVSQSSVDRNAHEAFFQHDNRHVWVGTRGVDRIDIVDGLLGGVVGYVESWGGPSKVVFSPDGKTAYANHIRSPSLSVIDVAQRRVVANITGLADVFSSDMMISPDGQRLWAAHKMVGKVSVIDLEARRVVGALDTGAETNHAQFAVVNGTMHGFVTVAATNETKMYAQPRASEMPVYLGAIAASGVEPHGLWPSADNTRLYVVNEHSDTVDFIDLTASPPKVVKTVNVGQEGQALIYVSGAVSAASNGTQNLGKQGLFNKPALNKLLTEASVPSSKYTSNGSPPPTGLVTVRPESGLDMLQVIGRNLRLNTTYTVSAKIANSLVPLVDFNATSPTGYGCGTAPQVLAFLKFIGVYDIDNLVMTSKGE; encoded by the coding sequence ATGCTACCAAGATCGATATACACCCTCTTGgccctcagcctcggcgccTCGGCCTGGGACCAGGCCCCGGCCCTCCCCGGCAAAGGCGctcccatctccagctcGGACCGCATCTACACCGGCGACCAGTCGTCCAACACAATCACCGTCATCCAGCCCAGCACCGGCGCTGTGCTGGGCACCATCAGCCTGGGCGACCTGCGACTGGGCAGCAACCTCAACCCGCAGTACGTCAAGGCCGTGGGCTCGCACGGGCTGGGCTTCTCGCCCGACGGCAAGCTGGTGGTGTCGCTGGCCGTGACGAGCAACACGGTGACGGTGTTGCGCACCGAGGACAACTCGGTCGTGTCGCAGTCGTCGGTGGACCGCAACGCGCACGAGGCCTTTTTCCAGCACGACAACCGCCACGTCTGGGTGGGCACCCGGGGCGTCGACCGCATCGACATCGTCGACGGCCTCTTGGGCGGCGTCGTCGGCTACGTCGAGTCGTGGGGCGGGCCCAGCAAGGTCGTCTTCAGCCCCGACGGCAAGACGGCGTATGCGAACCACATCCGGTCGCCGTCGCTGTCCGTCATCGACGTTGCGCAGCGCCGCGTCGTCGCCAACATCACGGGCCTCGCCGACGTCTTCTCGTCCGACATGATGATCTCGCCCGACGGCCAGCGGCTCTGGGCGGCGCACAAGATGGTCGGCAAGGTGTCCGTCATCGACCTCGAGGCCCGCAGAGTCGTTGGCGCGCTCGACACCGGCGCCGAGACCAACCACGCGCAGTTTGCCGTCGTCAACGGCACCATGCATGGCTTCGTGACCGTGGCGGCCACCAACGAGACCAAGATGTACGCGCAGCCCCGTGCGAGCGAGATGCCCGTCTATCTCGGCGCCATCGCGGCCAGCGGCGTCGAGCCTCACGGCCTGTGGCCCAGCGCCGACAACACGCGCCTGTACGTCGTCAACGAGCACTCGGACACGGTCGACTTCATCGACCTGACGGCCTCTCCGCCAAAGGTCGTCAAGACGGTCAACGTCGGCCAGGAGGGCCAGGCGCTCATCTACGTCTCCGGCGCTGTTTCTGCAGCCAGCAACGGCACGCAGAATCTCGGCAAGCAGGGCCTCTTCAACAAGCCCGCgctcaacaagctgctcaCTGAAGCTTCGGTTCCATCTTCCAAGTACACTTCCAACGGCAGCCCGCCGCCCACAGGCCTCGTCACGGTAAGGCCCGAGTCTGGGCTGGACATGCTGCAGGTCATTGGACGCAACCTGAGGCTCAACACGACGTACACCGTTTCCGCCAAGATTGCAAACTCGCTGGTTCCATTGGTTGATTTCAACGCGACGTCGCCGACGGGCTACGGATGCGGGACGGCGCCGCAGGTGCTGGCCTTTCTGAAGTTTATCGGCGTATATGATATCGACAATCTGGTGATGACATCCAAGGGCGAGTGA